The Arabidopsis thaliana chromosome 5, partial sequence genomic interval AAAGGTGAGTGGTCTGATTTCGACAAGAAACTGGTGGAGTTTTGCAAGAATCAGATAGAAACAGACGAATCACCGGTCTACGGTCTTGGATTCAGGACAGTTAACGAGATGGTGACAAACTCCAGCCTCCAGGAAACCCTCAAGGAGATTCTTCGCCGGAGGTAAAGACGATCCCAGATTCAAAGTTATGAATTGCCATACAAGACACGTCGACACATACATACCAATACCATATACATATagtcatatatatacagagcCATGTTTTCAAGCTATCACTTTTTTTCGGCGTTTCCTTCTTTTGGTgtgttcttttatttattttgggatTGCTGCTTCTATGTTGCTGTGTGTAAactgtttcttcttcgttttcccGTAAAGTTGGAACCTTTAGAGGACCTTGCGTTAAGCAGTTCTATCCTCTCGGATTCAGTTCTTGCGGCGTATCCATTCCCGCTTAAAATAAAGCaagtgtttttagtttttttcccCGGTTCCCTTGTTAATTTTCCGGTCAAATTGTTTTACACAGTCAAATCTTTCTGTGTCCATTCCTCTTTTGTGTCGTTTCATTGAAGCACACCACATGTTCGACCATTTGTCCCAACCACGAGATTCTTCATAACCATTTGgtttcttaattctttttttcattttgattgtCACTGTGATTTCAGATGTTTTCTATCATCTTCTCGAACCCTGTCAAGCCTTTTAACTCCGTAATTATCCATCAAATTCGATTCTTTTCCCGTGACCCATTCCCCAACAAAGTCCAGCACTACCTTTACAGAGCAAACCTCATCGACTCTATCCGTCTTAGCCTCCGCTCCCCAACAACCTCAGACAGGACACTAGCTTCTCTTCTAAACCACCGTCTTCTCGATTCCTTTGTCGTCAAAAACGCTTTACGCTCATCTCCTTCTGTGTCTTCTGCTTGGTCTATCTTCAAAACTCTTAGTCACAAAAGCCCTCgcttttcttttgaaactgAGACACTTCACGCCTTTGCCACTGTTCTTGCAAAGTTTCAGCGATCTTCAGAGCTTAACTCTCTAATTGGAGTTGTCAATGCTTGGAAATTCAGGAATGTTCATTTCAGCTTTATGAATCTCTTGAACTTGTATGCAACTGCTGGTGATTTCGACTCGGTTCTTAAGACGTGGGACGAGTATAGATGCTCaggagaggagaagaaaggcTGCACTGAGTCTTATAACATTGTGATGCAAGTTTACATGACTTTAGGTAAAGACTCTGAGGCTGTACAGACTTTTGATCAGATAATCAACGAAGGAGGGATTCCTAATTCAAGAACATTCACTATTATGATTGAGCATCTTGTGAAATTGGGGAATCTTGATGCAGCCATGAAGATTTTTGAGACCTTGCCTTTGATGAGGATTACGCGGACTCTGAAGCATTATTCGGTTTTGGTTGAAGCCTTTGTTGATGCACAACGGTTTGATGAAGTCAAGACTCTGATTGCTGAGATGAAATCTGATGGGAAGTTCCCTAGTAGACGCATGCTTGAGCCCCTGAAACGCATGAGGGAGGCTGGTTTTGAACATGAAACAGAGGAGTTTTTGAGAGAAATGTTGCCGGATGAGAGGATCAAGGACATTTCTATGTATTCTATGGATAATCCCAGCGATAGCGAAGACGAAGGAGACGAGTACAAAGATGATGTTAATGAAGCTCAAGTTAAGTTGAAGCCATGGCTGGATCCAAAAGCTTTAGCAACTTCGTTAAAGAAGTGGAGCTCTGATGCAGTCACTGCTTTGGAAGAAGCTAACTTCGTTTGGACAAATCTATTGGTCTGCAAGATGCTAAGAAACTTCAGAGCACCTGAAACAGCATGGAGTTTCTTCTGCTGGGTGGCGATTCAACCAGGATTCACCCACGACGCCTATACGATTGAGAGAATGATGGCTATGTTAGCACGCAATGGCCAAGTTGAACTGGTCGATAAGCTCATCTCGAAAGTGAGAATCGAAGGGATCAAATTACCATTCAGCACCATCAGGCTGATCATTGATCTCTACGGAATTTCAAAGAAACCGGAAGCAGCCATCAAGGTTTTCAACGAAGACAGAACACTCTGCGGTTCGATATCTGATTTCAACCTCATGCTGTTGTACTCATCCCTCTTGAGAACATTAACAAAATGCAAGAGAAACGCAGAGGCTTTAGAAACGCTAGAAGATATGATGTTGACAGGAGTTTCTCCTGATATCCAGACGTTCTCGGGTTTAATGTACCACTTTGCATTGCAGGGAGAGATTCAAACAGTTGAGAGACTTTTCTCAATGGTGAGACAGATTGGTCTTGAACCTGATCCGTACATGTTAAAGCTTCTAGTTCAAGCGTATTGCAGATGCGAAAGATCAGTGCTTGCTTACAGAGTGTTCCAAGACATGAAAGATTCGAATCTGATGCCTGACAGAGAGACGAAAGAGCTGCTTGTTAAGAGTTTgtggagagaagagaagcgaAAAGAAGCGGCTGCGGTTGAAGAGAGCTACGAGGAAGAGAATGATAACAAGAATAGTAGTAACGTTTTGCGTTTGGCGTTGAAGGGTCATGTGTGGACCATTAGTTCTACAGACATTTCTCGAGTCTACAATCTCTACCGCGATTGTGTTCTGAAAACTTCGACTTGACAACATTTATTCTAAGTTTCGTTTTTATTGGGCCCAATGATCGTTAAAGGCCCATAGAGTCTGTTGCtgatatattatcttaaagCTGGTTGGTAAATTAATGGGTCAACGCCATTCAAACTAGGCAAACAAGAATATACAACCGTGCCTCACACGCTCTCATATCTTTTCTTTGATCGTTGATAGTTACTTTTTGGTCAGTATTCGGACTTTGACTATGAGAACCACGTGAATGGCCCATTCAAATAGGTGTAAGTGTAACAtctttttatcctttttttaattaggatcatactaaattaataacaaGAATCATAAATTCCATTGGCAATATTTgcgaaaacatataaattggcaatcaaatcatttgtttttgaaaatcagATAGTCAAAATATTCTATACTGTATATTGAATTTTGCAACCGAAATCATTTACACTATAAATcgatttttctttggtttcaacCATAGAAGATTATCTAAAACCGATCCAGGGATTATGTtcgaaataaaataaaatataaaccatcatcatctcaaaagaaaaatactatagTAAGCCTAAAAGTGAAAAAATCACACCTAGCCACTAGcatataaagaaacaaaaacattttcatatattaccAAATGTTGAGAGCACATGGGAGctgttatattatattattattatttgacgTTGACCACTTGACCATCTAAATGAAATGGGATGAATCTCTCTACGCGGTAcctaaaaaaaatccaaaaaagtaactttAACCCaactttacaaaatttatattttctccaactttacaaattaattatttttacaaaaaaatatgttaattatattatttctctATAATTGTGTACGGTCGCCTCCGTAGAATTTATTCATTAGAGTAgccaaaagtaaatatttttaactttttagaaagaaaaaaaattaagccTTAAACTGTGTAAATTTCGCAAATCTACTTTTACATAAGAAACCTTAGTATTTTAGTGTTCTACTGATATGGTACTTTAGGAATATACTGATATGACTGACATTCTATTTGATTTTATCCTACGGCCTGACAAATCTGAAACTCTATACATTCTCTGCAAATGTTGTGCctttatttaacatttttataatatagtttttcttttctctttcccttGTATATAAAACCTTATAAGAAAAGCTAGGCCACTAGTGCGCTATTCTCCCTCCTCTCTGCTCCCCTagtatctctctctgtctctcccTCTCGAGATTAATTCAAACATGAAAAGCAAATTGGCTCTAATATTTCAGGAAATTTCTTAAACATTTCATTGAAACTTTGGCGAAGTTTCCATTTAGAGTAAAGCAAAGAATTAGATTTAATTTGGTGTTTCTTTGGCCTTTTTTCCCCCTTTGAACGGTGGAGAAGTGAATTTAAGAGTATGTCGTGTTGCTTCTCCTGCTTCAAACATGATCCATCTAAGGTTTTTAGATTCGTTTTCTTTGCTTATATTACAAgtcttttaatttgaaaaGTCCTGGtccatattttgatttctaggCTTACCTATGTATAACTTTTAATTGGCAAGCCAGGATCCTTTAAATACCGCCTTGGTAATTTCACggtatgaagaagaagatcgcATGGTACGTCGgaaaagacaagaagaagatgaaaagattGAGATTGAAAGGGTTAAGGAAGAAAGTTTGAAGCTAGCTAAGCAGGcggaagaaaagagaagattagAAGAGTCGAAGGAGCAAGGCAAAAGAATACAAGTGGACGATGATCAGCTTGCAAAGACTACTTCTAAAGATAAGGGACAAATTAATCATTCCAAAGATGTAGTGGAAGAAGATGTGAATCCTCCTCCTAGGTAAAGCTATatcctatatatatgtgttccACTGCGCAATTTTGTATTTAGAGATTTTTGGCTCAAATCAAGTATTGTTTTACTTTACTTGTAGCAGTATTGATGGCAAATCTGAGATTGGAGATGGAACATCTGTCAATCCTCGATGTTTATGTTGTTTTCATTGCCACAGACCATTTGTTATGCACGAGGTCTAAAACCATACATACAACTTGCAAACTCCTTTGTCTTGTTGTTTTCTGATGTATATAACTCCTTAGATTTTGAAGAAGGGAAAATTTCACATAGATTGCTACAAGGAGTACTACCGTAATCGCAACTGCTATGTTTGCCAACAAAAGGTAAATAAATTCTCAttaattagtttggttttaCAGATTGTAGTAAAGTGAACAGAATTGGTTTATTTATGACTTAATGAATGTGAAATACAACTCTTTCAGATTCCTGTAAATGCGGAAGGTATAAGAAAGTTCAGTGAGCATCCGTTCTGGAAGGAGAAATACTGTCCTATTCATGATGAGGATGGAACTGCCAAGTGTTGCAGCTGTGAAAGATTAGAGGTactaatataatatttgatcGAGTTTAGttataaacagagaagaaaaagccTTGTGGCTTATGACTTGTGATTTGCAGCCTAGGGGAACGAACTATGTAATGCTTGGTGATTTCCGGTGGCTATGTATAGAGTGTATGGGATCAGCGGTTATGGATACTAACGAAGTCCAGCCTTTGCACTTTGAAATCCGTGAATTCTTCGAAGGCTTGTTCTTGAAGGTTGACAAAGAATTTGCTCTGCTTCTTGTCGAGAAACAAGCGCTTAATaaagctgaggaagaagagaagatcgTGAGTATATTTAGAAAACACATCCCTCATCACTTTGTAACTCATCTTTGTTTCTCATATTTATGTCAATACAAACAGGACTACCATCGTGCAGCCGTAACCAGAGGTCTTTGCATGTCTGAAGAGCAAATTGTCCCAAGTGTAAGGCCAATCAATATACACACTTTCAGAGACTAAGAGCAATAATGTCTAACTAGATTTTCACTTTGGCTCCACTTCTATATATACAGATAATAAAAGGGCCACGGATGGGACCGGACAATCAGCTAATAACAGACATAGTTACAGAGTCTCAAAGAGTGAGTGGATTCGAGGTTACAGGGATTCTCATCATATATGGACTTCCTAGGTTACTAACAGGATATATCTTGGCTCACGAGATGATGCATGCTTGGCTTAGA includes:
- a CDS encoding Tetratricopeptide repeat (TPR)-like superfamily protein (Tetratricopeptide repeat (TPR)-like superfamily protein; FUNCTIONS IN: molecular_function unknown; INVOLVED IN: biological_process unknown; LOCATED IN: cellular_component unknown; CONTAINS InterPro DOMAIN/s: Pentatricopeptide repeat (InterPro:IPR002885); BEST Arabidopsis thaliana protein match is: Pentatricopeptide repeat (PPR) superfamily protein (TAIR:AT3G53700.1); Has 30201 Blast hits to 17322 proteins in 780 species: Archae - 12; Bacteria - 1396; Metazoa - 17338; Fungi - 3422; Plants - 5037; Viruses - 0; Other Eukaryotes - 2996 (source: NCBI BLink).), coding for MFSIIFSNPVKPFNSVIIHQIRFFSRDPFPNKVQHYLYRANLIDSIRLSLRSPTTSDRTLASLLNHRLLDSFVVKNALRSSPSVSSAWSIFKTLSHKSPRFSFETETLHAFATVLAKFQRSSELNSLIGVVNAWKFRNVHFSFMNLLNLYATAGDFDSVLKTWDEYRCSGEEKKGCTESYNIVMQVYMTLGKDSEAVQTFDQIINEGGIPNSRTFTIMIEHLVKLGNLDAAMKIFETLPLMRITRTLKHYSVLVEAFVDAQRFDEVKTLIAEMKSDGKFPSRRMLEPLKRMREAGFEHETEEFLREMLPDERIKDISMYSMDNPSDSEDEGDEYKDDVNEAQVKLKPWLDPKALATSLKKWSSDAVTALEEANFVWTNLLVCKMLRNFRAPETAWSFFCWVAIQPGFTHDAYTIERMMAMLARNGQVELVDKLISKVRIEGIKLPFSTIRLIIDLYGISKKPEAAIKVFNEDRTLCGSISDFNLMLLYSSLLRTLTKCKRNAEALETLEDMMLTGVSPDIQTFSGLMYHFALQGEIQTVERLFSMVRQIGLEPDPYMLKLLVQAYCRCERSVLAYRVFQDMKDSNLMPDRETKELLVKSLWREEKRKEAAAVEESYEEENDNKNSSNVLRLALKGHVWTISSTDISRVYNLYRDCVLKTST
- the DAR3 gene encoding DA1-related protein 3 (DA1-related protein 3 (DAR3); CONTAINS InterPro DOMAIN/s: Protein of unknown function DUF3633 (InterPro:IPR022087); BEST Arabidopsis thaliana protein match is: DA1-related protein 6 (TAIR:AT5G66620.1); Has 235 Blast hits to 233 proteins in 45 species: Archae - 0; Bacteria - 8; Metazoa - 9; Fungi - 11; Plants - 164; Viruses - 0; Other Eukaryotes - 43 (source: NCBI BLink).), producing MVRRKRQEEDEKIEIERVKEESLKLAKQAEEKRRLEESKEQGKRIQVDDDQLAKTTSKDKGQINHSKDVVEEDVNPPPSIDGKSEIGDGTSVNPRCLCCFHCHRPFVMHEILKKGKFHIDCYKEYYRNRNCYVCQQKIPVNAEGIRKFSEHPFWKEKYCPIHDEDGTAKCCSCERLEPRGTNYVMLGDFRWLCIECMGSAVMDTNEVQPLHFEIREFFEGLFLKVDKEFALLLVEKQALNKAEEEEKIDYHRAAVTRGLCMSEEQIVPSIIKGPRMGPDNQLITDIVTESQRVSGFEVTGILIIYGLPRLLTGYILAHEMMHAWLRLNGYKNLKLELEEGLCQALGLRWLESQTFASTDAAAAAAVASSSSFSSSTAPPAAITSKKSDDWSIFEKKLVEFCMNQIKEDDSPVYGLGFKQVYEMMVSNNYNIKDTLKDIVSASNATPDSTV
- the DAR3 gene encoding DA1-related protein 3, coding for MSCCFSCFKHDPSKDPLNTALVISRYEEEDRMVRRKRQEEDEKIEIERVKEESLKLAKQAEEKRRLEESKEQGKRIQVDDDQLAKTTSKDKGQINHSKDVVEEDVNPPPSIDGKSEIGDGTSVNPRCLCCFHCHRPFVMHEILKKGKFHIDCYKEYYRNRNCYVCQQKIPVNAEGIRKFSEHPFWKEKYCPIHDEDGTAKCCSCERLEPRGTNYVMLGDFRWLCIECMGSAVMDTNEVQPLHFEIREFFEGLFLKVDKEFALLLVEKQALNKAEEEEKIDYHRAAVTRGLCMSEEQIVPSIIKGPRMGPDNQLITDIVTESQRVSGFEVTGILIIYGLPRLLTGYILAHEMMHAWLRLNGYKNLKLELEEGLCQALGLRWLESQTFASTDAAAAAAVASSSSFSSSTAPPAAITSKKSDDWSIFEKKLVEFCMNQIKEDDSPVYGLGFKQVYEMMVSNNYNIKDTLKDIVSASNATPDSTV
- the DAR3 gene encoding DA1-related protein 3 yields the protein MHEILKKGKFHIDCYKEYYRNRNCYVCQQKIPVNAEGIRKFSEHPFWKEKYCPIHDEDGTAKCCSCERLEPRGTNYVMLGDFRWLCIECMGSAVMDTNEVQPLHFEIREFFEGLFLKVDKEFALLLVEKQALNKAEEEEKIDYHRAAVTRGLCMSEEQIVPSIIKGPRMGPDNQLITDIVTESQRVSGFEVTGILIIYGLPRLLTGYILAHEMMHAWLRLNGYKNLKLELEEGLCQALGLRWLESQTFASTDAAAAAAVASSSSFSSSTAPPAAITSKKSDDWSIFEKKLVEFCMNQIKEDDSPVYGLGFKQVYEMMVSNNYNIKDTLKDIVSASNATPDSTV
- the DAR3 gene encoding DA1-related protein 3, with the translated sequence MSCCFSCFKHDPSKDPLNTALVISRYEEEDRMVRRKRQEEDEKIEIERVKEESLKLAKQAEEKRRLEESKEQGKRIQVDDDQLAKTTSKDKGQINHSKDVVEEDVNPPPSSIDGKSEIGDGTSVNPRCLCCFHCHRPFVMHEILKKGKFHIDCYKEYYRNRNCYVCQQKIPVNAEGIRKFSEHPFWKEKYCPIHDEDGTAKCCSCERLEPRGTNYVMLGDFRWLCIECMGSAVMDTNEVQPLHFEIREFFEGLFLKVDKEFALLLVEKQALNKAEEEEKIDYHRAAVTRGLCMSEEQIVPSIIKGPRMGPDNQLITDIVTESQRVSGFEVTGILIIYGLPRHGESTSFIFFVILITGYKNLKLELEEGLCQALGLRWLESQTFASTDAAAAAAVASSSSFSSSTAPPAAITSKKSDDWSIFEKKLVEFCMNQIKEDDSPVYGLGFKQVYEMMVSNNYNIKDTLKDIVSASNATPDSTV
- the DAR3 gene encoding DA1-related protein 3 (DA1-related protein 3 (DAR3); FUNCTIONS IN: molecular_function unknown; INVOLVED IN: biological_process unknown; LOCATED IN: cellular_component unknown; EXPRESSED IN: 8 plant structures; EXPRESSED DURING: 7 growth stages; CONTAINS InterPro DOMAIN/s: Protein of unknown function DUF3633 (InterPro:IPR022087); BEST Arabidopsis thaliana protein match is: DA1-related protein 6 (TAIR:AT5G66620.1).), which gives rise to MSCCFSCFKHDPSKDPLNTALVISRYEEEDRMVRRKRQEEDEKIEIERVKEESLKLAKQAEEKRRLEESKEQGKRIQVDDDQLAKTTSKDKGQINHSKDVVEEDVNPPPSIDGKSEIGDGTSVNPRCLCCFHCHRPFVMHEILKKGKFHIDCYKEYYRNRNCYVCQQKIPVNAEGIRKFSEHPFWKEKYCPIHDEDGTAKCCSCERLEPRGTNYVMLGDFRWLCIECMGSAVMDTNEVQPLHFEIREFFEGLFLKVDKEFALLLVEKQALNKAEEEEKIDYHRAAVTRGLCMSEEQIVPSIIKGPRMGPDNQLITDIVTESQRVSGFEVTGILIIYGLPRHGESTSFIFFVILITGYKNLKLELEEGLCQALGLRWLESQTFASTDAAAAAAVASSSSFSSSTAPPAAITSKKSDDWSIFEKKLVEFCMNQIKEDDSPVYGLGFKQVYEMMVSNNYNIKDTLKDIVSASNATPDSTV
- the DAR3 gene encoding DA1-related protein 3 is translated as MSCCFSCFKHDPSKDPLNTALVISRYEEEDRMVRRKRQEEDEKIEIERVKEESLKLAKQAEEKRRLEESKEQGKRIQVDDDQLAKTTSKDKGQINHSKDVVEEDVNPPPSSIDGKSEIGDGTSVNPRCLCCFHCHRPFVMHEILKKGKFHIDCYKEYYRNRNCYVCQQKIPVNAEGIRKFSEHPFWKEKYCPIHDEDGTAKCCSCERLEPRGTNYVMLGDFRWLCIECMGSAVMDTNEVQPLHFEIREFFEGLFLKVDKEFALLLVEKQALNKAEEEEKIDYHRAAVTRGLCMSEEQIVPSIIKGPRMGPDNQLITDIVTESQRVSGFEVTGILIIYGLPRLLTGYILAHEMMHAWLRLNGYKNLKLELEEGLCQALGLRWLESQTFASTDAAAAAAVASSSSFSSSTAPPAAITSKKSDDWSIFEKKLVEFCMNQIKEDDSPVYGLGFKQVYEMMVSNNYNIKDTLKDIVSASNATPDSTV